AAGAGGCCATCCTTCATGCTTCCCTCCACCACCACCTCCGCATTGTCCACGAAGGTGTCCGGGAGCTCCTTCCGGAAAATCACCGGCAGCGAGCTTTTGCCGTCGGTCACCAGGAACCGGGCCCCGAGAACTCCCGGCTGTTTGACGATGGAAGAGGCCGCCACCTTTCCATTTACACGGAAGTGCTCATCCAGGGCGGACGGCGGGTGAGCCAGATACTCGCTCACCGTGAGGTAGTAAACCATCGATCCGCGGAAGCTCAAGGCGAAGAGAACCGAGAAGGCGACCAGGAGAATGATGACACAGAGGGCGATTTTCGGGTTGATCCGGGCGAGCATCCTGTTTTGCTTCCTCACGGATTCCTGATGGAAGAGCATGATAGCCCGCGAGATAGACGCGTGTCAAATACCTGATGCCGCACCGTTT
This genomic interval from Candidatus Polarisedimenticolia bacterium contains the following:
- a CDS encoding cytochrome c maturation protein CcmE; the protein is MRKQNRMLARINPKIALCVIILLVAFSVLFALSFRGSMVYYLTVSEYLAHPPSALDEHFRVNGKVAASSIVKQPGVLGARFLVTDGKSSLPVIFRKELPDTFVDNAEVVVEGSMKDGLFEARTLFAKCPSKYEGEKKSVRAGSS